One Gadus morhua chromosome 1, gadMor3.0, whole genome shotgun sequence DNA segment encodes these proteins:
- the LOC115543949 gene encoding inositol hexakisphosphate kinase 2, with protein MSPAVDAQGRGGSGAEPPQKLLQPQQPQPQPQPQHCYLEKGVMLEPFIHQVGGHSCVLRFGEQTICKPLIPREYQFYKSLPPPMREFTPQYRGVVSVSFEEDDEGNLCLIAYPLHSDQETKELAVDSQPKNKILQWVNDNQAMEVCSHNSQKDKDESVQRRAEKVELEWLQQAEVLYYRLERSKSSALTQHNPWSLQCHQKHLQTMKDNAKQRNQYRFILLENLTWRHAVPCVLDLKMGTRQHGDDASEEKKALHMRKCQQSTSATIGVRLGGMQVYRSDSGQLMFMNKYHGRKLSLPGFKEALFQFFHDGLRLRGELLSPVLRRLQQMQAALAACESYRFYSSSLLIIYDGEPRPGHARRRRRSEHGLSEEEEEEEEEEDEDEEDEDKAGDEGAGGLEEDNEDGEGEEVSVAGALGFAHGSPPPGSASCSGGGASGGTATGRQRAGPSDPRRPSVDVRMIDFAHTTCRDYREDSVVHEGQDSGYIFGLQNLITIISELEEHSSD; from the exons ATGAGTCCGGCTGTGGATGCTCAGGGCCGGGGGGGCTCGGGCGCAGAGCCGCCGCAGAAACtactgcagccgcagcagccgcagccacaGCCGCAGCCGCAGCACTGCTACCTGGAGAAGGGGGTGATGCTTGAGCCCTTCATCCACCAGGTGGGGGGGCACTCGTGCGTGCTGCGCTTTGGGGAGCAGACCATCTGCAAGCCCCTCATCCCCCGAGAGTACCAGTTCTACAAGAGCCTGCCGCCGCCCATGAGGGAGTTCACCCCGCAGTACAGAG GTGTAGTCTCTGTGAGCTTCGAGGAGGATGACGAGGGTAACCTGTGCCTCATTGCCTACCCGCTCCACAGCGACCAGGAGACCAAGGAGCTGGCGGTCGATAGCCAGCCCAAGAACAAGATTCTCCAGTGGGTGAACGACAACCAGGCCATGGAAGTCTGCAGCCATAACTCCCAGAAAGACAAGGAcgagag TGTCCAGCGTCGGGCGgagaaggtggagctggagtggctgcagcagGCGGAGGTGCTCTACTACCGGCTGGAGCGCAGCAAGAGCAGCGCCCTCACCCAGCACAACCCCTGGAGCCTCCAGTGTCACCAGAAGCACCTGCAGACCATGAAGGACAACGCTAAGCAGCGCAACCAGTACC GGTTCATCCTGCTGGAGAACCTGACGTGGCGCCATGCCGTGCCCTGCGTGCTGGACCTGAAGATGGGCACGCGGCAGCACGGAGACGACGCCTCCGAGGAGAAGAAGGCCCTCCACATGCGCAAGTGTCAGCAGAGCACGTCGGCCACCATCGGGGTCCGGCTGGGGGGCATGCAG gtgtacCGCTCGGACTCCGGCCAGCTGATGTTCATGAACAAGTACCACGGCCGTAAGCTGAGCCTGCCGGGCTTCAAGGAGGCCCTGTTCCAGTTCTTCCACGACGGGCTGCGGCTGCGCGGCGAGCTGCTCTCCCCCGTCCTGCGGCGGCTGCAGCAGATGCAGGCGGCGCTGGCGGCGTGCGAGTCGTACCGCTTCTACTCCAGCTCGCTGCTCATCATCTACGACGGCGAGCCGCGCCCCGGGCacgcgcgccgccgccgccgctcggAGCACGGGCtctccgaggaggaggaggaggaggaggaggaggaagacgaggacgaggaggatgaggacaaGGCGGGCGACGAAGGGGCgggagggttggaggaggaTAACGAGGACGGCGAGGGCGAGGAGGTCAGCGTGGCGGGAGCGCTCGGTTTCGCGCACGGCTCCCCGCCGCCCGGCAGCGCAAGCTGCTCCGGCGGCGGTGCCAGCGGCGGCACGGCAACCGGCCGGCAGAGGGCGGGCCCCTCGGACCCCCGCCGGCCCTCGGTGGACGTGCGGATGATAGATTTTGCCCACACCACGTGCCGGGACTACCGGGAGGACAGCGTGGTCCATGAGGGCCAGGACAGCGGCTACATCTTTGGCCTCCAAAACCTGATCACCATCATCTCAGAGCTGGAGGAGCACAGCTCCGACTAG